In a genomic window of Streptomyces noursei ATCC 11455:
- a CDS encoding stealth family protein encodes MRRAIAGRYSPEMRRSVKRFVSAAAVGRSVQRVGCAGHAVQHRVLVEASEGVVLAVDGRPRIACVEERLSPETARRANLGAITAALEAADVDHFCVRAESGGTTVAVSAEDRGRVLRALADLCRTRPVYFGPRGESGGRVMPAYRLASWRRYAKATSLRLFWYRTDPAHRLVLGPEHGCDIEFWKREGDRLTAPRRNAITDSVPVEAPYLRVSMTDFTAPFGTRDTSPVRVRTRQEFTTAVPQDITFPIDVVYTWVDGADPAWQRRRAGFAGAAYHEEAANAARYADHEELRFSLRSLAMYAPWVRNVYLVTDDQTPAWLDTSQPGIKVVSHREIFDDPALLPTFNSHAIESQLHRIDGLSEHFLYFNDDVFLGAELAPKDFFLANGLTKFFPSPALVPLGPPSPEDVPVSVAGKNNRALIQERFGTTPVRKMRHVPHALTRSVLGEIEREFGEQHRRTAAQRFRSGTDLSIPSSLYHYYAFHTRRALPGDVEYAYLDVAHPNTANRLDRLLLRRDKGVFCLNDTLSTDDDLERSTALLRPFLESYFPVPSRYELPR; translated from the coding sequence ATGCGGCGCGCGATAGCCGGCCGGTACTCCCCCGAAATGCGGCGCAGCGTCAAGCGGTTCGTCAGTGCCGCGGCCGTCGGCCGCAGCGTCCAGCGGGTGGGTTGCGCCGGCCACGCCGTCCAGCACCGCGTCCTGGTCGAGGCTTCGGAAGGTGTCGTCCTGGCCGTGGACGGCCGTCCGCGGATCGCCTGTGTCGAGGAGCGGCTCTCGCCGGAGACGGCCCGCCGCGCCAACCTGGGCGCGATCACCGCCGCGTTGGAGGCCGCGGACGTCGACCACTTCTGTGTGCGCGCCGAGTCCGGCGGGACCACGGTGGCGGTCTCCGCCGAGGACCGGGGGCGCGTGCTGCGGGCCCTCGCCGACCTCTGCCGGACGCGCCCCGTGTACTTCGGCCCGCGCGGCGAGAGCGGCGGGCGCGTCATGCCCGCCTACCGGCTGGCGAGTTGGCGGCGCTACGCCAAGGCCACGTCGCTGCGCCTGTTCTGGTACCGCACCGACCCGGCCCACCGCCTCGTGCTGGGCCCGGAACACGGCTGCGACATCGAGTTCTGGAAGCGCGAGGGCGACCGGCTGACCGCCCCGCGGCGCAATGCGATCACCGACTCCGTGCCAGTCGAGGCCCCCTACCTGCGGGTCTCCATGACCGACTTCACCGCCCCCTTCGGGACCCGGGACACCTCACCGGTGCGGGTGCGCACCCGTCAGGAGTTCACCACGGCGGTGCCCCAGGACATCACCTTCCCCATCGACGTCGTCTACACCTGGGTCGACGGCGCCGACCCCGCGTGGCAGCGGCGCCGGGCCGGGTTCGCCGGCGCGGCGTACCACGAGGAGGCGGCCAACGCCGCGCGCTACGCGGACCACGAGGAACTGCGGTTCTCGCTGCGGTCGTTGGCGATGTACGCCCCGTGGGTGCGCAACGTCTACCTCGTCACCGACGACCAGACCCCCGCCTGGCTGGACACCTCTCAGCCCGGCATCAAGGTCGTCAGCCACCGCGAGATCTTCGACGACCCCGCGCTGCTGCCCACCTTCAACTCCCACGCCATCGAAAGCCAACTCCACCGCATCGACGGCCTGTCCGAGCACTTCCTCTACTTCAACGACGACGTCTTCCTCGGCGCCGAGCTGGCCCCCAAGGACTTCTTCCTCGCCAACGGGCTGACCAAGTTCTTCCCCTCGCCCGCCCTCGTCCCGCTCGGACCGCCCTCGCCGGAGGACGTACCGGTCTCCGTCGCGGGGAAGAACAACCGCGCGCTGATACAGGAGCGCTTCGGCACGACCCCGGTCCGCAAGATGCGCCATGTGCCGCACGCGCTGACCCGGAGCGTCCTGGGCGAGATCGAGCGGGAGTTCGGCGAGCAGCACCGCAGGACGGCCGCACAGCGGTTCCGCAGCGGGACGGACCTGTCCATCCCGTCGTCCCTGTACCACTACTACGCCTTCCACACCCGGCGGGCGCTGCCCGGCGACGTGGAGTACGCCTACCTGGACGTCGCCCACCCCAACACCGCCAACCGGCTCGACCGGCTCCTCCTCCGGCGCGACAAGGGGGTGTTCTGCCTCAACGACACCCTCTCCACGGATGACGACCTGGAGCGGAGCACGGCACTGCTGCGGCCCTTCCTGGAGTCGTACTTCCCGGTGCCCAGCCGCTACGAACTACCCCGCTGA
- a CDS encoding serine hydrolase domain-containing protein, producing MDRLVSGVRALPEGRPPWCAGAVVLAGRGPVVAAEAAAGWALRYRGYDPERDRGLDLPRDLWEPMRVGTVFDLASLSKLFTAIAAVQQAERGRLALDAPVAAHLPAFAPGITVRDLLRHTSGLAPELPFHDHRARADQLALLWAEAAAPSGGPYGAHRYSDLNLIALQLLLERLTGRPLDVLVRDGITGPLGLTSTCYGPLAPQGVAATEDQRRPWAKADRGLLRGEVHDENAWALGGVAGHAGVFSTAQDLAVLCRTLLNGGAYGTARILGPAAVAALLDPPGLGFAVDQPYFMGELAGRGAAGHTGFTGTSLVLDRATDTFLVLLANTVHPRRRSGGSAPRAAAATHLARAVAHTDPSGRP from the coding sequence ATGGATCGGCTGGTCAGCGGCGTGCGGGCACTGCCCGAAGGCCGTCCGCCATGGTGCGCCGGAGCGGTGGTGCTGGCCGGCCGGGGCCCGGTGGTCGCCGCCGAGGCCGCCGCCGGCTGGGCGCTGCGCTACCGCGGCTACGACCCCGAGCGGGACCGGGGCCTGGACCTGCCCCGCGACCTGTGGGAGCCGATGCGGGTGGGCACGGTCTTCGACCTCGCCTCGCTCAGCAAGCTCTTCACCGCGATCGCCGCGGTCCAGCAGGCCGAGCGGGGCCGGCTCGCCCTGGACGCGCCGGTCGCCGCCCACCTGCCGGCCTTCGCCCCCGGCATCACCGTCCGGGACCTGCTCCGGCACACCTCCGGCCTCGCCCCCGAACTGCCCTTCCACGACCACCGGGCCCGCGCCGACCAACTGGCGCTGCTGTGGGCCGAGGCCGCGGCCCCCTCCGGCGGTCCGTACGGCGCGCACCGCTACTCCGACCTCAACCTCATCGCCCTCCAGCTGCTGCTGGAGCGGCTCACCGGCCGCCCCCTGGATGTTCTGGTCCGCGACGGCATCACCGGCCCGCTGGGCCTGACCAGTACCTGCTACGGCCCGCTGGCGCCGCAGGGGGTGGCCGCCACCGAGGACCAGCGGCGGCCGTGGGCCAAGGCGGACCGGGGCCTGCTGCGCGGCGAGGTGCACGACGAGAACGCCTGGGCGCTCGGCGGCGTCGCCGGGCACGCCGGGGTGTTCTCCACCGCCCAGGACCTGGCCGTGCTCTGCCGGACGCTGCTCAACGGCGGGGCGTACGGCACCGCACGGATCCTCGGCCCGGCCGCGGTCGCCGCCCTGCTCGACCCGCCCGGCCTCGGCTTCGCCGTCGACCAGCCGTACTTCATGGGCGAGCTGGCCGGCCGGGGCGCGGCCGGGCACACCGGGTTCACCGGCACCAGCCTCGTCCTGGACCGCGCCACGGACACCTTCCTGGTGCTGCTCGCCAACACCGTCCACCCCCGGCGCCGGTCGGGCGGCAGCGCGCCGCGGGCCGCGGCGGCCACTCACCTCGCCCGCGCGGTGGCGCACACCGACCCCTCGGGCCGGCCCTGA
- a CDS encoding stealth conserved region 3 domain-containing protein has product MKITFLLTWGDEMGGTEMATYTQAAHLAPRHDVEVLSVLKTREEPFFTAGRAIPRRYLVDRTGPYGRPVRDSGLDEQACRTLTSLPSELIKPAWEATFDRLTDIEMTAALGSLDTDVLVTTTPALMAAAAELVPSRVVTVHQEHRASQLRGVSGEPLLVYAPRIDALVSLTERTNDWFADSLGATAPELAVVPNAVPSGFRPRSDLDGQTIVLAARMTPEKQLDHAIEAFATLADQHPDWTMRIFGDGPQEVRLRRIIDGLALHDRVELLGRSPEMEQEWAKAGLALLPSRNEAFPLVLLEVFAAGVPVIAYDIVTGPAEIVRHGVDGLLVPAGDKDSLAVAMDKLMGDDETRRAYGRAAREGVHERFSAELITARWEELFTRLVARREDPRRLADRADRTARRIAAGGSRSFNVAAPISVLSGSADEQKAREVLLQAQDRTGALVRSAGRLAEVRDDVLAPRMAEWNLEIATSALAAHGIPYVLLRDGGTSYRVAVEVERREQVLEALAAELHGKPVYAELITPRGAAPGAVLAERLREAGDVAGLRVFKPLTTESRTLRYGPAFGCTVEFWTENAEDEEMPGWRSTPRGSTLLGPRLPSLEADATLRVGERDHPTLAGFTDRLMWDVTFPVDVVYTWVDDSDPKWRARRDAAKRAAGLADGGADSGDVRFRNRDELRFSLRSLAMYAPWVRNVYLVTDDQTPAWLDTSRPGIKVVNHREIFDDPALLPTFNSHAIESQLHRIDGLSEHFLYFNDDVFLGRPLTPRSFFDSNGMAYFFRSPTAVPPSPLAEDDEGYFAAAKNNRGLLQREYGRTATHGFLHAPHPLRRSVLAEIAEKFPEEITATAASRFRATTDLSVASSLHHHYGYLTGRSTPASLSCSFVNAGDYTHHTRLSRMLATRSHGVFCIGESADAEVPADEQDRVLRAFLSAYFPVRSPFERA; this is encoded by the coding sequence ATGAAGATCACGTTCCTGCTCACCTGGGGCGACGAGATGGGTGGCACCGAGATGGCCACCTACACCCAGGCGGCACATCTGGCGCCGCGCCACGACGTCGAGGTCCTGAGCGTCCTCAAGACGCGGGAGGAACCCTTCTTCACCGCCGGGCGCGCGATCCCGCGCCGGTATTTGGTCGACCGCACCGGCCCGTACGGCCGCCCGGTGCGCGACAGCGGCCTGGACGAGCAGGCGTGCCGCACGCTCACCTCGCTGCCCAGCGAACTGATCAAGCCGGCCTGGGAGGCCACCTTCGACCGGCTCACCGACATCGAGATGACCGCCGCGCTGGGCTCGCTGGACACCGATGTGCTGGTCACCACCACGCCCGCGCTGATGGCCGCCGCGGCCGAGCTGGTGCCCTCCCGCGTCGTCACGGTCCACCAGGAGCACCGCGCGTCCCAACTGCGCGGCGTCAGCGGCGAACCGCTGCTGGTGTACGCGCCCCGGATCGACGCGCTGGTCTCCCTGACCGAGCGCACCAACGACTGGTTCGCCGATTCGCTCGGCGCCACGGCTCCCGAGCTGGCGGTCGTCCCCAACGCCGTCCCCAGCGGCTTCCGGCCCCGCTCCGACCTGGACGGCCAGACCATCGTGCTGGCCGCCCGCATGACGCCGGAGAAGCAACTCGACCACGCCATCGAGGCGTTCGCCACCCTCGCCGACCAGCACCCCGACTGGACGATGCGCATCTTCGGCGACGGACCGCAGGAAGTGCGGCTGCGGCGCATCATCGACGGCCTGGCCCTGCACGACCGCGTCGAGCTCCTGGGCCGTTCACCGGAGATGGAGCAGGAGTGGGCCAAGGCCGGCCTGGCCCTGCTGCCCTCCCGCAACGAGGCGTTCCCGCTGGTGCTGCTGGAGGTCTTCGCCGCCGGTGTGCCGGTCATCGCCTACGACATCGTCACCGGCCCGGCCGAGATCGTCCGGCACGGCGTCGACGGCCTGCTCGTCCCGGCCGGCGACAAGGACTCCCTCGCCGTCGCCATGGACAAGCTGATGGGCGACGACGAGACCCGCCGGGCCTACGGCAGGGCCGCCCGCGAGGGCGTCCACGAGCGCTTCTCGGCCGAGCTGATCACCGCGCGCTGGGAGGAGCTCTTCACCCGCCTGGTGGCCCGTCGCGAGGATCCCCGACGGCTGGCCGACCGCGCCGACCGCACCGCCCGCCGCATCGCGGCCGGCGGCAGCCGCAGCTTCAACGTGGCCGCGCCGATCAGCGTGCTCTCCGGCTCCGCGGACGAGCAGAAGGCGCGCGAGGTGCTGCTCCAGGCGCAGGACCGCACCGGCGCCCTGGTGCGCTCCGCGGGCCGGCTGGCGGAGGTGCGCGACGACGTCCTCGCGCCGCGCATGGCCGAGTGGAACCTGGAGATCGCCACCTCCGCGCTGGCCGCGCACGGCATCCCCTACGTCCTGCTGCGCGACGGCGGAACCTCCTACCGCGTCGCCGTCGAGGTCGAGCGTCGCGAGCAGGTCCTCGAAGCCCTCGCCGCGGAGCTCCACGGCAAGCCCGTCTACGCGGAACTGATCACTCCGCGCGGGGCGGCACCCGGAGCCGTGCTCGCCGAACGGCTGCGCGAGGCCGGCGACGTGGCGGGCCTGCGCGTCTTCAAGCCGCTGACCACCGAGAGCCGCACGCTGCGCTACGGACCCGCGTTCGGCTGCACCGTGGAGTTCTGGACCGAGAACGCCGAGGACGAGGAGATGCCCGGCTGGCGCAGCACCCCCCGCGGCTCCACCCTCCTCGGCCCCCGACTGCCCTCGCTGGAGGCGGACGCGACCCTGCGCGTCGGCGAGCGCGACCACCCCACCCTGGCCGGCTTCACCGACCGCCTCATGTGGGACGTCACCTTCCCCGTCGACGTCGTCTACACCTGGGTCGACGACAGCGACCCGAAGTGGCGCGCGCGCCGCGACGCCGCCAAGCGCGCCGCGGGACTCGCCGACGGCGGCGCGGACAGCGGTGACGTGCGCTTCCGCAACCGCGACGAACTGCGGTTCTCGCTACGGTCGTTGGCGATGTACGCCCCGTGGGTGCGCAACGTCTACCTCGTCACCGACGACCAGACCCCCGCCTGGCTGGACACCTCCCGGCCCGGCATCAAGGTCGTCAACCACCGCGAGATCTTCGACGACCCCGCGCTGCTGCCCACCTTCAACTCCCACGCCATCGAAAGCCAACTCCACCGCATCGACGGCCTGTCCGAGCACTTCCTCTACTTCAACGACGACGTCTTCCTCGGACGTCCGCTCACCCCGCGCTCGTTCTTCGACAGCAACGGCATGGCGTACTTCTTCCGTTCGCCCACCGCCGTCCCGCCCAGCCCGCTCGCCGAGGACGACGAGGGGTACTTCGCCGCGGCGAAGAACAACCGCGGCCTGCTCCAGCGGGAGTACGGACGGACCGCCACCCACGGCTTCCTGCACGCCCCGCACCCGCTGCGGCGCAGCGTGCTGGCGGAGATCGCCGAGAAGTTCCCGGAGGAGATCACGGCCACCGCGGCCAGCCGCTTCCGCGCGACCACGGACCTGTCCGTGGCGTCCTCGCTGCACCACCACTACGGCTATCTGACGGGGCGCTCCACCCCGGCGTCCCTGTCATGCTCGTTCGTCAACGCGGGCGACTACACCCACCACACCAGGCTCAGCCGGATGCTGGCCACCCGTAGCCACGGCGTGTTCTGCATAGGCGAGTCGGCGGACGCGGAGGTGCCCGCCGACGAGCAGGACCGCGTGCTGCGCGCCTTCCTCAGCGCGTACTTCCCGGTGCGTTCGCCGTTCGAACGGGCCTGA
- a CDS encoding SDR family NAD(P)-dependent oxidoreductase, with amino-acid sequence MAYDTERAGAAQATPVARAGQVGSTATAARPTLPAPSSRGRSPRTAALPQEARGDGAAGRKVALVTGAGSGIGRAVALALVADNWTVVLAGRRPDALEETARQVGYAGIEGPAVLPVPTDVTRPEEVGALFTTIRDRFGRLDLLFNNAGAFGPPVPVEELSYDDWRAVVDVNLNGAFLCAQAAFKAMKEQDPQGGRIINNGSISAHVPRPHSIAYTATKHAMTGLTKSLSLDGRPYRIACGQIDIGNAATEMTGRMQAGILQANGRTEIEPVMDAADVARTVAHMAALPLEANVQFATVMATAMPYVGRG; translated from the coding sequence ATGGCATATGACACAGAGCGGGCAGGGGCGGCACAGGCGACACCGGTGGCACGGGCCGGGCAGGTGGGCAGTACCGCGACCGCGGCCCGGCCGACGCTCCCGGCGCCCTCCTCCCGGGGCCGGTCCCCGCGGACGGCCGCGCTGCCGCAGGAGGCCAGGGGGGACGGCGCGGCGGGCCGCAAGGTGGCGCTGGTCACCGGCGCGGGTTCGGGCATCGGCCGGGCGGTCGCCCTGGCGCTGGTCGCCGACAACTGGACGGTGGTCCTGGCCGGCCGGCGCCCCGACGCCCTGGAGGAGACCGCCCGCCAGGTCGGGTACGCGGGCATCGAGGGCCCCGCGGTGCTTCCCGTCCCGACCGACGTCACCCGCCCCGAGGAGGTCGGCGCCCTCTTCACCACGATCCGCGACCGGTTCGGCCGGCTGGACCTGCTCTTCAACAACGCGGGCGCCTTCGGCCCCCCGGTCCCGGTGGAGGAACTCTCCTACGACGACTGGCGGGCGGTGGTCGACGTCAACCTCAACGGCGCCTTCCTGTGCGCCCAGGCCGCGTTCAAGGCGATGAAGGAACAGGACCCGCAGGGCGGCCGGATCATCAACAACGGCTCCATCTCCGCCCATGTGCCCCGGCCGCACTCGATCGCGTACACCGCCACCAAGCACGCGATGACCGGCCTCACCAAGTCGCTGTCCCTGGACGGCCGTCCGTACCGGATCGCCTGCGGCCAGATCGACATCGGCAACGCGGCCACCGAGATGACCGGCCGGATGCAGGCCGGGATCCTCCAGGCCAACGGCCGCACCGAGATCGAACCGGTGATGGACGCGGCCGACGTCGCCCGTACGGTCGCGCACATGGCGGCGCTCCCGTTGGAGGCCAATGTGCAGTTCGCGACGGTGATGGCGACCGCGATGCCCTACGTCGGACGGGGCTGA
- a CDS encoding PIG-L family deacetylase translates to MRPQPTRRTLVAGLVALTAAGCSGATRTASPPSAGRGAVAAADDGRSGSRVMQILAHPDDDLYFMNPEVQQTIGANDQLVSVYLNCGETGGLNKVPGQPRPKPNLAMYAGARRQGLRQAYALMATGDPHAGWGVQALALPDGTLIEVNTLAGHTGVQLVFLGVHQHFAAGRGRKRGLPDLWADPTMVTSTLVSTGSPVRAAQKITRSRLIDVLVQLLDRYRPTLVRTLDPDPDMQVHDGAHRRHHDQAGYSDHPDHTAAALFTYAALARYKGPGDGRLHAVMAYRGYYNERWPDNLPAQLVRDKAEALNAYGGAPDSCDFPAGCGDYDVGRNRSYRTGWLQRTSLRYPTAAPQVRQGPDGRLTAFAVLAGQAVRWQRTGKGDGTWTTPEPLGGDGLLPGLSATLTEDGRWQLFAERIAALGPRAADNRREIVMAEQPRRGGPFRPWASLGTPDRTPDHGRRVGGPVVARGADGTTWLFARNWAKGVSARQRRADGTWSDWTDLDPAEVQEGLSAVTDGKGCVHVFGSGHNTVHHWRQEHPGGRFFLRRTGLPSPADPPTALARPDGSLLLAFREAKSARPLVHRLPAGGATWQGEHVGLVARGYGVLALHPVAGDVLLAAGNNDGTTSLATLGAGHAPRWQTLTGAVVGAAALATDSAGRPVLARLAPNATLTTSLVPQNRR, encoded by the coding sequence GTGCGACCACAGCCCACCCGCCGCACCCTCGTCGCCGGCCTCGTCGCCCTCACCGCGGCGGGGTGCAGCGGCGCCACGCGGACGGCCTCCCCGCCCTCCGCCGGACGCGGCGCGGTGGCGGCCGCCGACGACGGCCGGAGCGGCAGCCGGGTCATGCAGATCCTCGCCCACCCGGACGACGACCTGTACTTCATGAACCCGGAGGTACAGCAGACCATCGGGGCCAACGACCAACTCGTCAGCGTCTACCTGAACTGCGGCGAGACCGGCGGCCTCAACAAGGTGCCGGGCCAGCCGCGGCCCAAGCCCAATCTCGCCATGTACGCGGGCGCCCGCCGCCAGGGCCTGCGCCAGGCGTACGCGCTCATGGCGACCGGCGACCCGCACGCGGGCTGGGGGGTGCAGGCGCTGGCCCTGCCCGACGGCACGCTCATCGAGGTGAACACCCTCGCCGGCCACACCGGCGTCCAGCTGGTCTTCCTGGGCGTGCACCAGCACTTCGCCGCCGGGCGCGGCCGCAAGCGCGGCCTGCCGGACCTGTGGGCGGACCCCACGATGGTCACCAGCACCCTGGTCAGCACGGGATCCCCGGTCCGCGCCGCACAGAAGATCACCCGGTCCCGGCTGATCGACGTCCTCGTCCAGCTCCTCGACCGGTACCGGCCCACGCTGGTGCGGACCCTGGACCCCGACCCGGACATGCAGGTGCACGACGGAGCGCACCGGCGCCACCACGACCAGGCCGGCTACTCCGACCACCCCGACCACACGGCCGCCGCGCTGTTCACCTACGCCGCCCTGGCGCGCTACAAGGGCCCCGGCGACGGCCGTCTGCACGCCGTCATGGCGTACCGCGGCTACTACAACGAGCGCTGGCCCGACAACCTTCCCGCGCAGCTCGTCCGCGACAAGGCCGAGGCGCTCAACGCCTATGGCGGAGCGCCGGATTCCTGCGACTTCCCCGCCGGCTGCGGAGACTACGACGTCGGCCGGAACCGCTCCTACCGCACCGGCTGGCTCCAGCGCACCAGCCTGCGCTATCCCACCGCCGCCCCACAGGTGCGGCAGGGCCCCGACGGCCGACTGACCGCCTTCGCCGTGCTCGCCGGGCAGGCCGTCAGATGGCAGCGGACCGGCAAGGGCGACGGCACCTGGACGACGCCGGAACCCCTGGGCGGCGACGGGCTGCTGCCGGGGCTGTCCGCCACCCTCACCGAGGACGGCCGCTGGCAGTTGTTCGCCGAACGCATCGCCGCCCTGGGCCCCAGGGCGGCGGACAACCGCCGCGAGATCGTCATGGCCGAACAGCCGCGCCGGGGCGGCCCGTTCCGCCCCTGGGCCTCGCTCGGCACCCCCGACCGCACCCCCGACCACGGCCGCCGGGTCGGCGGTCCCGTCGTGGCCCGGGGCGCCGACGGCACGACGTGGCTCTTCGCCCGCAACTGGGCCAAGGGCGTCTCCGCCCGTCAACGGCGCGCCGACGGCACCTGGAGCGACTGGACGGACCTGGACCCCGCCGAGGTCCAGGAGGGGCTTTCCGCCGTCACCGACGGCAAGGGGTGCGTCCATGTCTTCGGGTCCGGGCACAACACCGTCCACCACTGGCGGCAGGAGCACCCCGGTGGGAGGTTCTTCCTCCGCCGTACCGGCCTGCCGAGCCCCGCGGACCCGCCCACCGCGCTGGCCCGGCCGGACGGTTCGCTCCTCCTCGCCTTCCGCGAGGCCAAGTCCGCCCGCCCGCTGGTCCATCGGCTGCCGGCCGGCGGCGCGACCTGGCAGGGCGAGCACGTCGGTCTGGTCGCCCGCGGCTACGGGGTCCTCGCCCTGCATCCCGTGGCCGGCGACGTGCTCCTGGCCGCCGGCAACAACGACGGCACCACCAGCCTGGCCACCCTGGGGGCCGGGCACGCCCCGCGGTGGCAGACCCTCACCGGCGCGGTGGTCGGCGCCGCCGCCCTGGCCACCGATTCCGCCGGCCGTCCCGTCCTCGCCCGCCTGGCGCCGAACGCGACGCTGACGACCTCACTGGTACCGCAGAACCGCCGCTGA
- a CDS encoding PhzF family phenazine biosynthesis protein gives MTLDTAAGGPARTPEILRYTAFSADPAGGNPAGVVLDATGLDDAAQLAIAAELGYSETAFLTAPPEGLGEPGRAFTIRYFSPLAEVAFCGHATVATAVALAERQGPGDLVFATQAGPVPVTVVRHDGALRATLTSVEPRIEPIAPADLTEALAALDWPAADLDPALPPRIAYAGARHLVLGAATRARLGKLDYDFDRLAALMHRLDLTTLQLVWREGDTVFHVRAPFPVGGVVEDPATGAAAAAFGAYTRALGLVTAPVTLTLHQGHDLGRPGLLTVDLRSGDPRSHVSGTATRISATDA, from the coding sequence ATGACACTCGACACCGCTGCCGGGGGCCCGGCCCGCACTCCCGAGATCCTGCGTTACACCGCGTTCTCCGCCGACCCCGCGGGCGGCAATCCGGCCGGGGTCGTCCTGGACGCCACCGGGCTGGACGACGCCGCCCAGCTCGCCATCGCCGCCGAACTGGGTTACTCCGAGACCGCGTTCCTCACCGCGCCGCCGGAGGGGCTGGGCGAGCCCGGTCGGGCGTTCACCATCCGGTACTTCAGCCCGCTCGCCGAGGTCGCCTTCTGCGGCCACGCCACGGTCGCCACCGCGGTCGCGCTGGCCGAGCGCCAGGGCCCCGGCGACCTGGTCTTCGCCACCCAGGCCGGCCCGGTCCCGGTCACCGTCGTCCGGCACGACGGCGCCCTGCGGGCCACCCTCACCAGCGTCGAGCCGCGCATCGAGCCGATCGCCCCGGCCGACCTCACCGAGGCGCTGGCCGCGCTGGACTGGCCGGCCGCCGATCTCGACCCGGCCCTGCCGCCCCGGATCGCCTACGCCGGCGCGCGCCACCTGGTCCTCGGCGCCGCCACCCGCGCGCGACTGGGCAAGCTCGACTACGACTTCGACCGGCTGGCCGCCCTGATGCACCGGCTCGACCTGACGACCCTTCAGCTGGTGTGGCGGGAGGGCGACACGGTCTTCCACGTCCGCGCCCCGTTCCCGGTCGGCGGCGTGGTGGAGGACCCGGCGACGGGCGCCGCGGCCGCCGCCTTCGGCGCCTACACCCGCGCCCTGGGCCTGGTCACCGCCCCGGTGACGCTCACCCTCCACCAGGGCCACGACCTCGGCCGCCCCGGCCTGTTGACGGTGGACCTCCGGTCCGGCGACCCCCGCTCGCACGTCAGCGGCACCGCCACCCGGATCTCGGCGACGGACGCCTGA
- a CDS encoding multidrug effflux MFS transporter produces MTESGAPAAETRDDAPGQPAISGRDAPAAPVAARRTSLLVTLVLGGLTAVPPLSMDMYLPALPQVTAALHSPAATVQLTLTTCLAGMALGQMIVGPMSDKWGRRRPLLIGMVVYVLATALCAVATNAEVLIAFRLLQGLAGAAGIVIARAVVRDLYDGVAMARFFATLMLISGVAPVVAPLIGGQILRVTDWRGVFVVLTVVGVLLTLLVWRRLDETLPPERRAPGGLGPALRTMRDLLADRVFSGYLLVGAFAFAALFAYISASPFVVQEIYGASPQTFSLLFGLNSVGLVAVGQINGKLLVGRVGLDKVLGVGLVAIALAGAALLLMSSGVFGKAGLVPVAAGLFVLMSAMGLVMPSTNTLALLRTPHAAGSASALLGTSTFLLGAVASPLVGIAGERTAVPMAVVQLSCAVLALVSFLGMCRPWQRKGERTAGERTGL; encoded by the coding sequence ATGACAGAGTCCGGCGCCCCCGCCGCCGAGACCCGGGACGACGCCCCCGGTCAGCCCGCCATATCCGGGCGGGACGCGCCCGCCGCTCCGGTCGCCGCCCGCCGCACCAGCCTGCTCGTCACCCTCGTCCTCGGTGGTCTCACCGCGGTCCCGCCGCTCTCCATGGACATGTACCTGCCGGCCCTGCCGCAGGTCACCGCCGCCCTGCACAGCCCGGCCGCCACCGTCCAACTCACCCTCACCACCTGCCTGGCGGGCATGGCCCTGGGCCAGATGATCGTCGGCCCGATGAGCGACAAGTGGGGCCGCCGGCGCCCGCTGCTCATCGGCATGGTCGTCTACGTGCTCGCCACCGCGCTGTGCGCGGTAGCCACCAACGCCGAAGTCCTCATCGCCTTCCGCCTGCTCCAGGGGCTGGCCGGCGCGGCCGGCATCGTCATCGCGCGGGCGGTGGTGCGCGACCTGTACGACGGCGTGGCGATGGCCCGCTTCTTCGCCACGCTGATGCTGATCTCCGGGGTGGCGCCGGTCGTCGCCCCGCTGATCGGCGGCCAGATCCTCCGGGTCACCGACTGGCGCGGCGTCTTCGTCGTGCTGACCGTGGTCGGGGTGCTGCTGACCCTCCTCGTCTGGCGCCGCCTGGACGAGACGCTGCCGCCGGAGCGCCGAGCGCCCGGCGGCCTCGGCCCGGCCCTGCGCACCATGCGCGACCTCCTCGCCGACCGGGTCTTCTCCGGCTACCTCCTGGTCGGCGCGTTCGCCTTCGCCGCGCTCTTCGCCTACATCTCCGCCTCGCCGTTCGTCGTCCAGGAGATCTACGGCGCCTCCCCGCAGACCTTCAGCCTGCTCTTCGGCCTGAACTCCGTCGGGCTGGTCGCGGTCGGCCAGATCAACGGCAAGCTGCTGGTCGGCCGGGTCGGCCTGGACAAGGTGCTGGGCGTCGGCCTGGTGGCGATCGCGCTGGCCGGCGCGGCCCTGCTGCTGATGTCGTCCGGGGTCTTCGGCAAGGCCGGGCTGGTGCCCGTCGCCGCCGGGCTGTTCGTGCTGATGTCCGCCATGGGCCTGGTCATGCCGAGCACCAACACCCTGGCGCTGCTGCGCACCCCGCACGCGGCCGGCTCCGCCTCCGCGCTGCTGGGCACCTCGACGTTCCTGCTCGGTGCGGTGGCCTCGCCGCTGGTGGGCATCGCCGGCGAGCGGACGGCCGTTCCGATGGCCGTCGTGCAGTTGTCGTGCGCCGTTCTCGCGCTCGTGAGCTTCCTGGGAATGTGCCGTCCGTGGCAGCGTAAGGGGGAACGCACCGCCGGCGAGAGGACTGGGCTCTGA